The Methylomonas koyamae genome has a segment encoding these proteins:
- a CDS encoding helix-turn-helix domain-containing protein has translation MITCRLSTILGAKRLKVSDVCHATGVARATVDRYYYDQVKSFDRDVLAKLCRYLQVKPGDLLVLVDQQDLFESWEQSNPTGEPNIKGDV, from the coding sequence ATGATTACCTGTCGACTGTCAACGATCCTTGGCGCTAAACGATTGAAAGTCTCCGACGTATGCCACGCAACAGGCGTTGCGCGAGCGACGGTAGATCGCTATTACTACGATCAGGTGAAAAGTTTTGACCGCGATGTACTTGCCAAGTTGTGTCGCTACTTGCAGGTAAAACCGGGTGATCTGTTGGTATTAGTCGACCAACAAGATTTATTTGAATCGTGGGAACAGTCGAACCCAACCGGCGAACCGAACATCAAGGGAGATGTATGA
- the yfbR gene encoding 5'-deoxynucleotidase, whose amino-acid sequence MTQSISSNFYAYLSRLRWIKRWGLKRNAHEENVMEHSWEVAVIAHTLALIKNRYFEGQVDANAVATAALYHDITEVITGDMPTPIKYHSPAILGAYKQIEQQAEQELLNLLPEVLQPDFRALIDHRKMSEVHQKIIKAADKISAYLKCQAELKAGNAEFEMAAEQLERDIDALDQPEVRFFMLSFAPNCGLTLDDLMKKR is encoded by the coding sequence ATGACACAATCGATCAGTTCGAACTTTTATGCCTACCTTTCACGCCTGAGGTGGATTAAGCGCTGGGGCCTAAAGCGCAACGCCCACGAAGAAAATGTCATGGAACACAGTTGGGAAGTGGCTGTGATTGCCCATACCTTGGCGCTCATCAAAAACCGCTATTTTGAGGGGCAAGTCGATGCTAACGCCGTGGCAACCGCAGCCCTTTACCATGACATCACGGAAGTGATCACGGGTGATATGCCCACACCCATCAAATACCATTCGCCCGCTATTCTAGGTGCCTACAAACAAATCGAACAGCAAGCGGAACAAGAGTTATTGAATCTGCTACCGGAAGTCTTGCAACCCGATTTCCGGGCACTGATTGATCACCGGAAAATGTCTGAAGTCCATCAGAAAATCATCAAAGCCGCCGACAAGATCTCCGCCTACCTAAAATGCCAGGCCGAATTGAAAGCCGGCAATGCTGAATTTGAAATGGCTGCCGAACAACTCGAACGGGATATTGACGCGTTGGATCAACCCGAGGTTCGTTTTTTTATGTTGTCATTTGCGCCCAACTGCGGGTTGACGCTCGATGATTTGATGAAAAAACGTTAG
- a CDS encoding integration host factor subunit beta codes for MTKSELIERISLKLPHLLQRDVELAINVTIDAMIHHLARAERIEIRGFGGFSVIQRAARIGRNPKTGEPVSLPMRYTTHFKAGLDLRDRVSRSSDRFPSIKD; via the coding sequence ATGACAAAGTCTGAACTTATCGAACGCATCAGTCTTAAATTGCCACATTTGCTGCAACGCGATGTCGAATTAGCGATTAACGTGACAATTGATGCGATGATCCATCATCTGGCACGAGCCGAGCGAATTGAAATTCGTGGGTTTGGAGGATTCTCAGTTATTCAGCGAGCCGCTCGCATAGGCCGTAATCCAAAAACAGGTGAACCAGTGAGTTTGCCCATGCGGTATACAACCCACTTTAAGGCTGGGTTAGATTTACGCGATCGGGTATCTCGTTCAAGTGACCGTTTTCCATCGATTAAGGACTAG
- a CDS encoding TraE/TraK family type IV conjugative transfer system protein, translated as MRWSDFLQTWDGHETENRLSRVIIIGLLVICVITSLAAWRTERSIILVPPTLTQEVEVTRSQASSEFKESWGLFLAELLGNTTPANADFLKTAVEPLLAPDIYRSVLDAMSDQIKAIKMDRVAISFTPRHVDYEAETNKVFVSGELKSQGPSSKPDVKPRTYEFIIAIKNYRPRLEYIDVYPDSPRTLERLKSTQGQPQEAKP; from the coding sequence ATGAGATGGTCGGATTTTCTTCAGACCTGGGACGGGCACGAGACCGAGAACCGACTCAGCCGGGTAATCATTATCGGCTTGCTGGTGATTTGCGTGATCACCTCGCTGGCCGCTTGGCGAACCGAGCGCAGCATCATCCTGGTGCCACCTACCCTCACCCAGGAAGTCGAGGTCACCCGCAGCCAGGCCTCTAGTGAGTTCAAAGAGTCCTGGGGCTTGTTCCTGGCAGAACTCCTTGGCAACACCACGCCAGCCAATGCCGACTTTCTGAAAACCGCGGTCGAGCCGTTATTGGCGCCGGATATTTACCGCAGTGTCCTGGATGCCATGAGCGATCAAATCAAGGCCATCAAAATGGACCGGGTCGCGATCAGCTTCACTCCGCGTCATGTCGACTACGAAGCCGAGACCAACAAGGTCTTTGTCAGCGGCGAACTGAAAAGCCAAGGCCCCAGTTCCAAACCCGACGTCAAACCCCGTACCTACGAATTCATCATCGCCATCAAAAACTATCGGCCCCGCCTGGAATACATCGACGTGTATCCGGATTCCCCTAGAACCCTGGAGCGATTGAAATCCACCCAGGGGCAACCTCAAGAGGCTAAACCATGA
- a CDS encoding DUF6794 domain-containing protein: MSKNWSFISQDILQPPNTVDDAVNRLMLILSYEERHSIAGMNQIDLIDLHFSLGAAIRNAYDLHNPTNPLLAECGTTFADDASDVIIQALWQQLQ; the protein is encoded by the coding sequence TTGAGCAAGAATTGGTCATTCATCAGTCAAGACATCCTGCAACCGCCCAACACCGTAGATGATGCCGTTAACCGATTGATGCTTATTTTGAGCTATGAGGAGCGCCACTCCATCGCAGGCATGAATCAGATCGACTTAATTGACTTACATTTCAGTTTGGGTGCCGCGATCCGAAATGCATACGATCTGCATAATCCTACTAATCCACTATTAGCTGAATGTGGTACAACCTTTGCGGATGATGCCTCGGACGTAATCATTCAGGCGCTTTGGCAACAGTTACAGTAA
- the recD2 gene encoding SF1B family DNA helicase RecD2, with amino-acid sequence MDSQSNPPYSADNPVEKLHGSIERVTFHSESSGFCVLRVKVKGYRELITVIGSAASVTAGEYIECLGCWVNDRQHGQQFKTISLKIVPPTTLDGIEKYLGSGMVKGIGPHFAKKLVKAFGEQVFDVIEQTPERLLELPGIGKKRQERVTGAWAEQKVIREIMVFLQSHGVGTSRSVRIYKTYGDQAIDKVRENPYRLALDIHGIGFKTADTLAQKLGIGPQSLLRAQAGVRHVLQEWSGEGHCAAIRSNLCEMAAKLLEISLPIIDQAVAAELTEGNLIAEIDGSDEFIFLTPLHRAEIGCAAHLNRLNQGDAPWGVIDADKAIPWVEEQTGVTLSQSQAAAVRLVLQHKVSVITGGPGVGKTTLVNSLLKILKAKRVRIGLCAPTGRAAKRLTESTGMEAKTVHRLLEFDPTQFAFKHNDENPLDFDCLVIDESSMMDVVLMNQLLKAIPTEAAFLIVGDVDQLPSVGPGSVLADIIDSGQIATVRLTEIFRQASTSKIITNAHRINHGQMPLVDKIEGLSDFYCLYAETPEEIFAKLMQVVLERIPQRFHFHPVNDVQILTPMNRGGLGARSLNIELQARLNGHSEPKITRFGNTYAPGDKVIQRINNYDKEVFNGDIGVIKSIDLEDSQVKILFDDRVVDYEFSDLDEITLAYATSVHKSQGSEYPVVVIPLAMQHFMLLERNLLYTGVTRGKQLVVVIAQPKALGMAVKNQQSQRRITHLAARLNENT; translated from the coding sequence ATGGATTCCCAATCTAACCCGCCTTATTCTGCCGACAATCCCGTTGAGAAACTACACGGCTCCATCGAGCGTGTCACTTTTCATAGCGAGTCCTCGGGATTTTGTGTGTTACGGGTCAAGGTCAAAGGTTATCGTGAACTGATTACCGTGATCGGGTCAGCTGCCAGCGTCACGGCCGGCGAGTACATTGAATGCCTGGGTTGTTGGGTCAATGATCGTCAGCATGGGCAGCAATTTAAAACCATCTCCTTAAAGATTGTTCCGCCGACCACGTTGGATGGCATCGAGAAATATCTGGGCTCGGGTATGGTCAAAGGCATTGGTCCTCATTTTGCCAAGAAACTCGTCAAAGCATTTGGCGAACAGGTGTTCGATGTGATTGAGCAAACACCGGAACGCCTGCTGGAATTGCCGGGTATTGGCAAGAAGCGCCAAGAGCGGGTCACGGGGGCCTGGGCCGAACAGAAAGTGATACGCGAGATCATGGTGTTTTTGCAATCTCACGGCGTTGGCACCTCTCGCTCGGTCCGAATATACAAGACTTACGGCGACCAGGCTATCGATAAAGTTCGGGAAAACCCTTATCGGCTAGCATTGGATATTCACGGAATTGGCTTTAAAACCGCTGATACCCTGGCGCAGAAATTAGGCATTGGCCCTCAGTCCCTGCTTAGAGCTCAGGCGGGCGTTCGCCACGTTTTACAAGAGTGGTCAGGCGAAGGCCACTGTGCCGCGATTCGCAGCAATCTGTGCGAAATGGCGGCCAAATTACTGGAAATCTCATTACCGATTATCGATCAAGCGGTCGCGGCGGAATTAACCGAAGGCAATTTGATCGCCGAAATCGATGGCAGCGACGAATTCATTTTTCTGACGCCTTTGCACCGCGCTGAAATAGGCTGTGCCGCCCACCTGAACCGGTTAAATCAAGGCGATGCACCTTGGGGTGTGATTGACGCGGATAAAGCCATCCCCTGGGTGGAAGAGCAAACTGGCGTGACCTTGTCGCAGTCGCAAGCGGCTGCCGTTCGATTGGTACTCCAGCATAAAGTCTCGGTGATCACTGGCGGTCCCGGTGTCGGTAAAACCACCTTGGTCAACAGCTTGCTCAAGATACTCAAAGCCAAACGGGTGCGGATTGGTTTGTGCGCGCCGACAGGACGTGCTGCAAAACGCTTAACTGAATCGACCGGTATGGAAGCAAAAACGGTGCATCGTCTACTGGAGTTCGATCCGACGCAATTCGCGTTCAAGCATAACGACGAAAACCCGCTGGACTTCGATTGCTTGGTGATTGATGAGTCGTCGATGATGGACGTGGTGTTGATGAATCAGCTGTTAAAAGCGATACCGACGGAAGCCGCATTCTTGATCGTCGGAGATGTCGATCAATTACCTTCAGTCGGACCCGGATCTGTGCTGGCCGACATCATTGATTCCGGCCAAATTGCCACCGTGCGTCTGACCGAGATTTTCCGTCAAGCCAGTACCTCCAAAATCATCACTAATGCTCACCGGATTAACCATGGGCAAATGCCGCTAGTGGACAAGATAGAGGGACTCAGCGATTTTTATTGCCTGTACGCCGAAACCCCGGAGGAGATTTTCGCTAAGTTGATGCAAGTCGTGCTCGAACGGATTCCGCAGCGCTTCCACTTTCATCCGGTCAACGATGTGCAAATTCTGACGCCCATGAATCGTGGTGGCCTGGGAGCGCGGTCGTTAAATATCGAATTGCAAGCACGACTCAATGGTCACAGCGAGCCCAAGATCACCCGCTTTGGCAATACCTATGCGCCGGGTGATAAGGTGATTCAGAGGATCAACAACTACGACAAGGAAGTCTTCAACGGCGACATTGGTGTGATCAAATCCATTGATCTTGAGGACAGCCAGGTCAAAATATTGTTCGACGATCGAGTGGTCGACTACGAATTCAGTGATCTGGACGAAATTACACTAGCTTACGCCACCAGTGTGCACAAATCGCAAGGCTCGGAATATCCGGTGGTTGTTATTCCATTGGCCATGCAGCATTTTATGCTGCTGGAACGTAATCTGCTGTATACCGGCGTCACGCGTGGCAAACAACTGGTCGTGGTGATTGCCCAGCCAAAAGCGCTAGGCATGGCGGTGAAAAACCAGCAATCACAAAGAAGGATCACTCATTTGGCGGCTAGGCTGAACGAAAATACGTGA
- the traL gene encoding type IV conjugative transfer system protein TraL: MEPIAIPQSIDDPIHILLWSADEIVPFMVSMLTGMLIDQFIPGLALGFIAVKFYRRFRDNRPDGYTLHALYWLGLLPSRAQTIPNPYIRRFLP, from the coding sequence ATGGAACCCATTGCCATCCCCCAATCGATCGACGATCCGATCCACATTTTGCTGTGGAGCGCGGACGAGATTGTGCCGTTCATGGTGAGCATGCTCACCGGCATGTTGATCGATCAATTTATCCCCGGCTTGGCGCTCGGCTTCATCGCGGTCAAGTTTTACCGGCGTTTCCGCGATAACCGCCCTGACGGCTACACCTTGCATGCACTGTATTGGCTGGGCTTGTTGCCCAGTCGCGCGCAAACCATCCCCAATCCCTACATTCGCCGGTTTCTGCCATGA
- a CDS encoding DNA/RNA non-specific endonuclease, translating to MTQDFTLRHVALLLPFLFWNVAVAHPGKVNAEGCHTNRKTGEYHCHEGHSKASTESTVVQQQATPQTLSAATPAHNLPSGDILKLDYDGFTVWLDCKERAAIKFRYNAQRDSGNLKRYDKFELDPNVSASCQQFTSKAYGNGYDRGHQVPANHLDASANAIHQSNDMTNILPQTSQMNRGAWLLTEEIIECYRDIDDLLVLGGVVWGNDTSNDIFVSSHGVRTPDYFYKVIVRGTGADERAIAWVVPNSTDATKRKLDRYLVSIDELEKLTGETFPVADYAKHEKPASSWLIPHGCNKS from the coding sequence ATGACCCAAGACTTCACATTACGACATGTCGCTTTGTTACTGCCGTTTCTATTCTGGAATGTCGCAGTTGCCCATCCAGGCAAAGTCAACGCTGAAGGTTGTCATACCAATCGTAAAACGGGTGAATATCATTGCCATGAAGGGCATTCCAAGGCATCGACCGAATCAACAGTAGTTCAACAGCAAGCAACTCCCCAGACATTGTCCGCCGCCACACCGGCACACAATTTGCCGTCAGGTGACATTCTGAAACTGGATTATGACGGATTTACAGTCTGGCTAGACTGCAAAGAACGAGCAGCAATCAAGTTCCGCTATAACGCACAACGCGATAGTGGTAACTTGAAACGATACGACAAATTCGAGCTGGATCCGAATGTGTCGGCTTCTTGCCAACAGTTCACGAGCAAGGCCTATGGCAATGGCTATGACCGCGGTCACCAAGTTCCGGCTAATCACCTGGATGCTTCCGCCAATGCTATCCATCAATCTAACGACATGACCAACATTTTGCCGCAAACCTCGCAGATGAATCGAGGCGCCTGGTTGCTGACGGAGGAAATCATCGAATGCTACCGCGATATAGATGATCTTTTGGTCCTGGGTGGCGTCGTTTGGGGTAACGATACGAGCAATGATATTTTCGTTTCGTCCCATGGCGTGCGTACCCCCGACTACTTTTACAAAGTGATCGTACGAGGCACTGGTGCCGATGAACGAGCTATTGCCTGGGTCGTACCGAATTCAACTGATGCCACAAAACGCAAACTGGATCGTTATTTGGTATCGATAGACGAACTCGAAAAACTGACCGGAGAAACCTTTCCAGTTGCCGATTATGCGAAGCATGAGAAACCAGCTTCCAGCTGGCTAATTCCCCATGGCTGCAATAAAAGTTGA